From a single Nostoc edaphicum CCNP1411 genomic region:
- a CDS encoding S-layer homology domain-containing protein, with protein sequence MLPCKRPAVFLIWAVLLTSLTACANSPVAKNLEQSLAADPKLQSNPAVFGESQTNQPQAQPNESTVQLPPDFPKDIPLYSNAKLEEVTPANGSENRVSTRWLSSDPSNFIASFYRSQFQTNNWQILQQPTDDAGGAFEARRNDLLLKVSIQPKSVTNATPNQPQTATELLIEYTPNSTATAQSTPTANPNETTNAVPQPVDPQFIGPTPPANLAAQPPSTANNQITPTATPESQEFNDLNKAPQEWRQYIQDLAALGVLSLEPKTTKSNSTTTTNQFEPSKIITHREYARWLIAANNTMHISNPAKQIRLASETTQPAFSDVSAKDPDFPAIQGLAEAGLIPSPLSGDSTVVLFRPDAPLTREQLLLWKLPLDTRQALPSANLDAVKQTWGFQDAARIDPKALRAVLADYQNGEQSNIRRVFGYTTLFQPKKPVTRAEAATALWYFGTQGEGVSAAEVLKLKGG encoded by the coding sequence GTGCTTCCCTGCAAACGTCCAGCTGTATTTCTAATTTGGGCTGTTCTACTCACTTCCTTAACAGCCTGTGCTAACAGTCCAGTCGCCAAAAACCTTGAGCAATCTTTGGCGGCAGATCCGAAGCTGCAAAGCAATCCAGCTGTCTTTGGAGAATCTCAGACTAACCAACCGCAAGCACAGCCAAACGAATCAACAGTTCAGTTACCACCTGATTTTCCCAAAGATATCCCCCTATACTCCAATGCCAAACTAGAGGAAGTTACACCTGCTAACGGTTCAGAAAATAGAGTCTCAACTCGTTGGTTGAGTTCTGACCCCAGTAACTTTATTGCTAGCTTTTATCGCAGCCAGTTTCAAACAAATAACTGGCAGATTTTACAACAGCCAACAGATGATGCGGGAGGTGCTTTTGAGGCACGTCGTAACGATTTGCTGTTGAAGGTTTCCATTCAGCCTAAATCAGTTACTAACGCCACACCTAATCAACCCCAAACAGCAACCGAATTACTGATTGAATACACACCTAATAGTACTGCAACGGCACAATCTACCCCAACTGCAAATCCTAACGAAACTACTAACGCCGTTCCTCAACCAGTAGATCCACAGTTTATTGGCCCGACACCACCCGCAAACTTGGCAGCACAGCCACCAAGCACGGCTAATAATCAAATAACTCCTACAGCGACACCTGAATCTCAGGAATTTAACGATCTGAACAAAGCACCGCAAGAATGGCGGCAATATATCCAAGACTTGGCTGCATTAGGTGTTTTGTCTTTAGAGCCAAAGACAACTAAGAGTAACTCTACTACCACAACTAACCAGTTTGAACCCAGTAAAATCATTACACATCGGGAATATGCTCGTTGGCTAATTGCTGCTAACAATACTATGCATATCAGCAATCCAGCTAAACAAATTCGCTTGGCATCAGAAACTACTCAACCAGCTTTTAGTGATGTGTCGGCAAAAGACCCTGATTTTCCAGCAATTCAGGGATTAGCCGAAGCTGGGTTAATTCCTAGTCCGTTGTCTGGAGATTCTACAGTAGTTTTGTTTCGTCCTGATGCACCCCTAACGCGTGAACAGTTGCTGTTGTGGAAATTACCTCTAGATACTCGCCAAGCTTTACCCTCTGCTAACTTAGATGCAGTTAAACAAACCTGGGGTTTCCAAGATGCAGCGCGAATTGACCCCAAGGCTTTAAGAGCGGTGTTGGCTGATTATCAAAATGGTGAACAATCAAATATTCGGCGGGTGTTTGGTTATACGACTTTGTTTCAACCCAAAAAACCAGTAACTCGTGCTGAGGCTGCTACAGCTTTGTGGTATTTCGGCACTCAGGGTGAGGGTGTATCAGCTGCTGAGGTTTTGAAATTAAAAGGCGGTTAG
- a CDS encoding SGNH/GDSL hydrolase family protein: MKKQALAAGFVLFSFMLPTKVLAASFNQLYVFGDSLSDQGNVYNATLQTFPLSPPYFEGRFTDGPLWVDYLGDQLGLNPTLLTTIPSTPPTQGINFAFGGASSGSGNAVVPNANLPGVLQQVLGFAGTLQANNQTANPDALYTLWGGANDFLFLNPEDSTTPISNISLALNTLIGSGAKNILVFNLSDLGQIPAATIDDRNPATLSKSTSEFNLGLATTVSALSQDPNLNIISIDIFSLFNQASALGFTNVTESCLSRLDICDPGNNKFLLWDDFHPTTAAHKAIANTALAAINAKSVPEPAINLGILALGAFGALGMLKRQQKRAAVVSVVRVVDAQLSHTTVEN; encoded by the coding sequence ATGAAAAAACAAGCTCTTGCAGCAGGATTTGTTCTATTCTCTTTCATGTTGCCAACCAAAGTCTTGGCTGCGAGTTTTAATCAGCTTTATGTATTTGGCGATAGTCTTTCCGACCAAGGCAATGTATATAATGCTACTCTTCAAACATTTCCTTTAAGCCCACCTTACTTTGAAGGGCGTTTTACCGATGGGCCACTATGGGTGGATTATCTCGGAGATCAGTTAGGGTTAAACCCTACTTTATTAACTACTATTCCTTCCACGCCGCCTACCCAAGGGATAAACTTCGCTTTCGGTGGTGCTAGTTCTGGTTCAGGTAACGCTGTCGTTCCCAATGCAAATTTACCGGGAGTACTCCAACAAGTTCTTGGTTTTGCTGGAACTCTGCAAGCAAATAATCAAACTGCTAACCCAGATGCACTTTATACATTGTGGGGAGGTGCGAATGATTTCCTTTTTCTTAACCCCGAAGACTCTACCACGCCAATCAGTAATATATCCCTGGCGTTGAATACTTTGATAGGATCTGGCGCGAAAAATATTTTGGTGTTTAACTTGTCAGATTTGGGACAGATACCAGCCGCTACAATTGATGATCGCAATCCTGCAACCCTAAGCAAATCGACTAGTGAGTTTAACTTGGGTTTAGCAACAACTGTGAGTGCTTTGAGCCAAGACCCCAATCTCAACATCATCTCTATTGACATTTTTTCTCTATTTAATCAGGCAAGTGCTTTAGGTTTTACGAATGTAACCGAGTCTTGTCTCTCTAGGCTAGATATATGTGACCCCGGTAACAACAAGTTTCTCCTCTGGGACGATTTCCACCCAACCACCGCTGCTCATAAGGCGATAGCAAATACTGCACTGGCGGCGATTAATGCTAAGTCTGTCCCGGAACCTGCGATAAACTTGGGAATTTTAGCTCTGGGTGCTTTTGGTGCGCTAGGAATGCTGAAGCGTCAACAAAAAAGAGCAGCAGTTGTATCAGTAGTGCGGGTTGTTGATGCACAATTGTCTCATACAACAGTTGAAAACTAA
- a CDS encoding M42 family metallopeptidase — protein MWDYDRLFEIIEELVMHHSPSGVEAEINQLLMERFAALGVEVWCDRADNIIAKIPGKNPDGAIAITAHKDEIGAIVKNLGDEGRVKVSKLGGSFPWVYGEGVVDLIGDNETISGILSFGSRHVSHESPQKVQQEDTTVKWENAWIETKLTSAELEAAGIRPGTRMVIGKHRKRPIRLKNHIAGYTLDNKASVAILLALAENLKQPAVDVYLVASAKEEVGAIGALFFTQNQRLDALIALEICPLSEEYPVKDGESPVLLSQDAYGIYDEGLNSQLRHSAKQLDMPIQFTTLSGFGSDASIAMKFGHVGRAACLAFPTQNTHGYEIAHLGAIANCIDLLKAFCETEFERHF, from the coding sequence ATGTGGGATTACGATCGCTTATTTGAAATTATTGAAGAATTAGTCATGCACCATTCTCCGAGTGGTGTAGAAGCTGAGATTAATCAGTTGTTGATGGAACGATTTGCGGCGCTGGGTGTAGAAGTTTGGTGCGATCGCGCCGATAATATTATTGCGAAAATTCCAGGGAAAAATCCAGATGGAGCGATCGCCATCACCGCACACAAAGACGAAATTGGCGCAATTGTCAAGAATCTTGGTGATGAAGGCCGTGTCAAAGTCAGCAAACTTGGCGGTTCTTTCCCGTGGGTTTATGGCGAAGGTGTTGTCGATTTAATCGGAGATAACGAAACCATTAGCGGTATTCTCAGCTTTGGTTCCCGCCACGTTTCCCACGAATCGCCCCAAAAAGTGCAGCAAGAAGATACAACTGTTAAGTGGGAAAATGCCTGGATTGAAACGAAGCTGACATCTGCGGAATTAGAAGCAGCTGGCATTCGACCTGGAACTAGAATGGTAATCGGCAAACATCGCAAGCGTCCAATTCGGTTAAAGAATCATATTGCCGGTTACACCTTGGATAACAAAGCTTCTGTTGCCATTTTGCTAGCTTTGGCTGAAAACCTGAAACAGCCTGCTGTTGATGTTTATTTAGTAGCGTCAGCTAAAGAAGAAGTAGGAGCAATTGGGGCGCTATTTTTCACCCAAAATCAGCGTTTGGATGCCTTAATTGCTTTAGAAATTTGTCCATTATCTGAGGAATATCCCGTTAAAGATGGGGAAAGTCCTGTACTTTTATCTCAAGATGCCTATGGAATATATGATGAGGGGTTAAATAGTCAATTGCGCCATAGTGCAAAGCAACTCGATATGCCAATACAATTCACAACTCTCAGCGGATTTGGCAGTGATGCTTCGATTGCGATGAAATTTGGCCATGTTGGACGTGCTGCTTGTTTAGCGTTTCCCACCCAAAATACACATGGATACGAAATTGCTCATTTAGGAGCGATCGCTAATTGTATCGATTTGTTAAAAGCTTTCTGTGAAACTGAGTTTGAGAGACACTTTTAG